The DNA sequence GACCTACCACCGCCTGATTCCGGCCTTTCTGACGCTGTTGCACAACCACGAGGGTCGGTTGGACGGTTTTTATCAGGCGGCGCGGCAGTTGGGAGAGCAGCCTTTGCCGATGCGCCGGCAGAGGCTCGAAGAGTTGTTGGATCAGGCCGGGGAGAAGGGGGAACGGGCAGATGACGGCGAACACCGATAACGTTCTTTTGTTGCACGGTTTATGGATGACGGGCATGGAGTTGGGCACCCTGGGCAACCGGTTGCGGGATCAGGGATTTCGCACCAGCACCTTTCGCTATCCCTCGGTGCGGGGGCGGGTGGAGGAGAATGCGGATCGGTTGGGGGCCCTGCTTTCGGAGAGTCATGCCGAACCCACCCACCTGGTCTGCCACAGCCTGGGGGGCGTGGTGGCTTTGCGTATGTTGCAGCGGCATCCCGCAGCCCGAGTGGGACGAGTGGTGGCCCTGGGCTCTCCCTTTCAGGGCAGTTATGTGGCCCAGCGCCTCTCCGACTGGCCCGGTGGTCGTTGGCTCTTCGGCCACAGCCTCGATGGCGCCTTGGGAAGTTCCAGTCAGGGGCTTGGCGTTCCGGATGGGCGGGAAGTCGGC is a window from the Magnetococcales bacterium genome containing:
- a CDS encoding alpha/beta hydrolase, translating into MTANTDNVLLLHGLWMTGMELGTLGNRLRDQGFRTSTFRYPSVRGRVEENADRLGALLSESHAEPTHLVCHSLGGVVALRMLQRHPAARVGRVVALGSPFQGSYVAQRLSDWPGGRWLFGHSLDGALGSSSQGLGVPDGREVGVIAGDHAFGSGVFFGLEKPNDGVVSVAETHLPGVLDSLRVSTFHMGLIFSEEVSEQVGCFLRHGRFDTGRGAG